One region of Nycticebus coucang isolate mNycCou1 chromosome 10, mNycCou1.pri, whole genome shotgun sequence genomic DNA includes:
- the ZNF875 gene encoding zinc finger protein 875 isoform X7, which yields MRESICWTSIQVNKNNLAGKPYKNRLQAEFGLSGSKLETQPCPFCPLIFSTQQALSQHVWLSHLPQLFSGLCAGSPVCPGRHFLEDQKQLQGQFLDHLCLNEKAEIQKKENSKSLFGSVSKSGPSKAFSSPPEEQLVGPKEDNTVVDIRTSPEQKADLEEADKVLQGLEVSGFGVIKYEEFGPGFVKDSNLLGLQKTHTGETPYMYTEWGQSFSSMSVLIKNLRTHSGEKPYVCKECGRGFTWKSNLITHQRTHSGEKPYVCKDCGRGFTWKLNLFTHQRTHSGVKPYVCKECGRSFSLKSNLITHERAHTGEKPYICGECGRGFCQHSHLIRHKRTHSGEKPYVCRECEQSFSQKSHLNRHLRTHTGEKPYVCTECGRHFSWKSNLKTHQRTHSGVKPYMCLECGQCFSQKSNLNKHQRSHTGEKPFVCTECGRGFTQKSTLNTHQRTHSEEKPFVCTECGRGFTQKSTLITHQRTHSGEKPFVCRECGRGFNDKSILISHQRTHSGEKPFVCRECGIRFRHKTNLFRHKRAHSGTFVCRECGQGFCNNLTLIKHQRAHSGGKPHVCQECGQSFSWQSHLIRHQRTHSGEKPYICRKCGRCFTRKSNLIKHQQTHSGYKLCVQGM from the coding sequence GATCAAAGCTAGAAACTCAACCTTGTCCCTTCTGCCCTCTGATATTCTCCACTCAGCAAGCCCTTAGCCAACATGTGTGGCTGAGTCATCTTCCTCAGCTGTTCTCAGGTTTATGTGCAGGAAGTCCTGTGTGTCCAGGAAGACACTTTCTAGAAGATCAGAAACAACTGCAGGGTCAATTTCTTGATCATTTGTGCTTGAATgagaaagcagaaattcaaaagaaagaaaactctaaatCCCTGTTTGGGAGCGTGAGCAAAAGTGGCCCTTCAAAGGCATTCTCCAGCCCACCTGAAGAACAGCTAGTAGGGCCCAAGGAAGACAACACAGTGGTGGATATACGGACCAGCCCAGAACAGAAGGCAGACCTTGAGGAAGCAGACAAAGTATTGCAAGGTTTGGAAGTCTCAGGATTTGGAGTAATCAAATATGAAGAGTTTGGGCCAGGCTTTGTCAAAGACTCAAACCTTCTTGGCCTCCAGAAGACACACACAGGGGAGACACCTTACATGTACACTGAGTGGGGACAGAGCTTCAGCAGTATGTCAGTCCTCATCAAAAACCTAAGGACACACTCTGGGGAAAAGCCTTATGTGTGCAAGGAATGTGGGCGAGGTTTTACCTGGAAGTCAAACCTCATCACACACCAGCGGACACACTCAGGGGAGAAACCATATGTGTGCAAGGATTGTGGACGAGGCTTTACTTGGAAGTTAAACCTCTTCACACATCAGCGGACACACTCAGGGGTCAAGCCTTATGTGTGCAAGGAATGTGGGCGGAGCTTTAGCCTGAAGTCAAACCTCATCACACATGAGAGGGCACACACTGGGGAGAAGCCTTATATTTGCGGGGAATGTGGGCGTGGCTTTTGCCAGCATTCACACCTCATTAGACATAAGAGGACACATTCTGGAGAGAAGCCTTATGTCTGCAGGGAGTGTGAGCAATCCTTTAGCCAGAAGTCACACCTCAACAGACACTTAAGGacacacacaggagagaaaccttatgtATGCACAGAATGTGGGCGTCACTTTAGCTGGAAATCAAACCTCAAGACACACCAGAGGACACACTCAGGGGTTAAACCTTATATGTGCCTGGAGTGTGGGCAATGCTTTAGCCAGAAGTCGAACCTTAACAAACACCAGAGGTCACACACAGGGGAGAAACCATTTGTATGCACAGAGTGTGGGCGAGGGTTTACCCAGAAATCAACCCTCAACACCCACCAGAGGACACACTCAGAGGAGAAGCCGTTTGTATGCACAGAGTGTGGGCGAGGATTTACCCAGAAATCAACCCTCATCACACACCAGAGGACACACTCAGGGGAGAAGCCATTTGTATGCAGGGAGTGTGGGCGAGGCTTTAATGATAAGTCAATCCTCATCTCACACCAGAGGACACATTCAGGGGAAAAGCCTTTCGTGTGCAGGGAATGTGGTATAAGGTTCAGGCACAAGACAAACCTGTTTAGGCACAAGAGGGCACACTCGGGTACCTTTGTGTGCAGGGAGTGTGGGCAAGGCTTTTGTAATAATTTAACTCTCATTAAACACCAGAGGGCACACTCAGGGGGGAAGCCTCATGTGTGCCAGGAGTGTGGGCAAAGCTTTAGCTGGCAGTCACACCTCATTAGACACCAGAGGACACACTCAGGAGAAAAGCCTTATATTTGCAGAAAGTGTGGGCGGTGCTTTACTCGGAAGTCAAACCTCATCAAACATCAGCAGACACACTCAGGATACAAACTGTGTGTACAAGGAATGTAG
- the ZNF875 gene encoding zinc finger protein 875 isoform X5: MLETYNHLVSLEIPFSKPKLITQLEQGEEPCRDERKYLLDIHPAGSKLETQPCPFCPLIFSTQQALSQHVWLSHLPQLFSGLCAGSPVCPGRHFLEDQKQLQGQFLDHLCLNEKAEIQKKENSKSLFGSVSKSGPSKAFSSPPEEQLVGPKEDNTVVDIRTSPEQKADLEEADKVLQGLEVSGFGVIKYEEFGPGFVKDSNLLGLQKTHTGETPYMYTEWGQSFSSMSVLIKNLRTHSGEKPYVCKECGRGFTWKSNLITHQRTHSGEKPYVCKDCGRGFTWKLNLFTHQRTHSGVKPYVCKECGRSFSLKSNLITHERAHTGEKPYICGECGRGFCQHSHLIRHKRTHSGEKPYVCRECEQSFSQKSHLNRHLRTHTGEKPYVCTECGRHFSWKSNLKTHQRTHSGVKPYMCLECGQCFSQKSNLNKHQRSHTGEKPFVCTECGRGFTQKSTLNTHQRTHSEEKPFVCTECGRGFTQKSTLITHQRTHSGEKPFVCRECGRGFNDKSILISHQRTHSGEKPFVCRECGIRFRHKTNLFRHKRAHSGTFVCRECGQGFCNNLTLIKHQRAHSGGKPHVCQECGQSFSWQSHLIRHQRTHSGEKPYICRKCGRCFTRKSNLIKHQQTHSGYKLCVQGM, translated from the coding sequence CAGGATCAAAGCTAGAAACTCAACCTTGTCCCTTCTGCCCTCTGATATTCTCCACTCAGCAAGCCCTTAGCCAACATGTGTGGCTGAGTCATCTTCCTCAGCTGTTCTCAGGTTTATGTGCAGGAAGTCCTGTGTGTCCAGGAAGACACTTTCTAGAAGATCAGAAACAACTGCAGGGTCAATTTCTTGATCATTTGTGCTTGAATgagaaagcagaaattcaaaagaaagaaaactctaaatCCCTGTTTGGGAGCGTGAGCAAAAGTGGCCCTTCAAAGGCATTCTCCAGCCCACCTGAAGAACAGCTAGTAGGGCCCAAGGAAGACAACACAGTGGTGGATATACGGACCAGCCCAGAACAGAAGGCAGACCTTGAGGAAGCAGACAAAGTATTGCAAGGTTTGGAAGTCTCAGGATTTGGAGTAATCAAATATGAAGAGTTTGGGCCAGGCTTTGTCAAAGACTCAAACCTTCTTGGCCTCCAGAAGACACACACAGGGGAGACACCTTACATGTACACTGAGTGGGGACAGAGCTTCAGCAGTATGTCAGTCCTCATCAAAAACCTAAGGACACACTCTGGGGAAAAGCCTTATGTGTGCAAGGAATGTGGGCGAGGTTTTACCTGGAAGTCAAACCTCATCACACACCAGCGGACACACTCAGGGGAGAAACCATATGTGTGCAAGGATTGTGGACGAGGCTTTACTTGGAAGTTAAACCTCTTCACACATCAGCGGACACACTCAGGGGTCAAGCCTTATGTGTGCAAGGAATGTGGGCGGAGCTTTAGCCTGAAGTCAAACCTCATCACACATGAGAGGGCACACACTGGGGAGAAGCCTTATATTTGCGGGGAATGTGGGCGTGGCTTTTGCCAGCATTCACACCTCATTAGACATAAGAGGACACATTCTGGAGAGAAGCCTTATGTCTGCAGGGAGTGTGAGCAATCCTTTAGCCAGAAGTCACACCTCAACAGACACTTAAGGacacacacaggagagaaaccttatgtATGCACAGAATGTGGGCGTCACTTTAGCTGGAAATCAAACCTCAAGACACACCAGAGGACACACTCAGGGGTTAAACCTTATATGTGCCTGGAGTGTGGGCAATGCTTTAGCCAGAAGTCGAACCTTAACAAACACCAGAGGTCACACACAGGGGAGAAACCATTTGTATGCACAGAGTGTGGGCGAGGGTTTACCCAGAAATCAACCCTCAACACCCACCAGAGGACACACTCAGAGGAGAAGCCGTTTGTATGCACAGAGTGTGGGCGAGGATTTACCCAGAAATCAACCCTCATCACACACCAGAGGACACACTCAGGGGAGAAGCCATTTGTATGCAGGGAGTGTGGGCGAGGCTTTAATGATAAGTCAATCCTCATCTCACACCAGAGGACACATTCAGGGGAAAAGCCTTTCGTGTGCAGGGAATGTGGTATAAGGTTCAGGCACAAGACAAACCTGTTTAGGCACAAGAGGGCACACTCGGGTACCTTTGTGTGCAGGGAGTGTGGGCAAGGCTTTTGTAATAATTTAACTCTCATTAAACACCAGAGGGCACACTCAGGGGGGAAGCCTCATGTGTGCCAGGAGTGTGGGCAAAGCTTTAGCTGGCAGTCACACCTCATTAGACACCAGAGGACACACTCAGGAGAAAAGCCTTATATTTGCAGAAAGTGTGGGCGGTGCTTTACTCGGAAGTCAAACCTCATCAAACATCAGCAGACACACTCAGGATACAAACTGTGTGTACAAGGAATGTAG
- the ZNF875 gene encoding zinc finger protein 875 isoform X6, whose protein sequence is MRESICWTSIQVNKNNLAGKPYKNRLQAEFGLSAGSKLETQPCPFCPLIFSTQQALSQHVWLSHLPQLFSGLCAGSPVCPGRHFLEDQKQLQGQFLDHLCLNEKAEIQKKENSKSLFGSVSKSGPSKAFSSPPEEQLVGPKEDNTVVDIRTSPEQKADLEEADKVLQGLEVSGFGVIKYEEFGPGFVKDSNLLGLQKTHTGETPYMYTEWGQSFSSMSVLIKNLRTHSGEKPYVCKECGRGFTWKSNLITHQRTHSGEKPYVCKDCGRGFTWKLNLFTHQRTHSGVKPYVCKECGRSFSLKSNLITHERAHTGEKPYICGECGRGFCQHSHLIRHKRTHSGEKPYVCRECEQSFSQKSHLNRHLRTHTGEKPYVCTECGRHFSWKSNLKTHQRTHSGVKPYMCLECGQCFSQKSNLNKHQRSHTGEKPFVCTECGRGFTQKSTLNTHQRTHSEEKPFVCTECGRGFTQKSTLITHQRTHSGEKPFVCRECGRGFNDKSILISHQRTHSGEKPFVCRECGIRFRHKTNLFRHKRAHSGTFVCRECGQGFCNNLTLIKHQRAHSGGKPHVCQECGQSFSWQSHLIRHQRTHSGEKPYICRKCGRCFTRKSNLIKHQQTHSGYKLCVQGM, encoded by the coding sequence CAGGATCAAAGCTAGAAACTCAACCTTGTCCCTTCTGCCCTCTGATATTCTCCACTCAGCAAGCCCTTAGCCAACATGTGTGGCTGAGTCATCTTCCTCAGCTGTTCTCAGGTTTATGTGCAGGAAGTCCTGTGTGTCCAGGAAGACACTTTCTAGAAGATCAGAAACAACTGCAGGGTCAATTTCTTGATCATTTGTGCTTGAATgagaaagcagaaattcaaaagaaagaaaactctaaatCCCTGTTTGGGAGCGTGAGCAAAAGTGGCCCTTCAAAGGCATTCTCCAGCCCACCTGAAGAACAGCTAGTAGGGCCCAAGGAAGACAACACAGTGGTGGATATACGGACCAGCCCAGAACAGAAGGCAGACCTTGAGGAAGCAGACAAAGTATTGCAAGGTTTGGAAGTCTCAGGATTTGGAGTAATCAAATATGAAGAGTTTGGGCCAGGCTTTGTCAAAGACTCAAACCTTCTTGGCCTCCAGAAGACACACACAGGGGAGACACCTTACATGTACACTGAGTGGGGACAGAGCTTCAGCAGTATGTCAGTCCTCATCAAAAACCTAAGGACACACTCTGGGGAAAAGCCTTATGTGTGCAAGGAATGTGGGCGAGGTTTTACCTGGAAGTCAAACCTCATCACACACCAGCGGACACACTCAGGGGAGAAACCATATGTGTGCAAGGATTGTGGACGAGGCTTTACTTGGAAGTTAAACCTCTTCACACATCAGCGGACACACTCAGGGGTCAAGCCTTATGTGTGCAAGGAATGTGGGCGGAGCTTTAGCCTGAAGTCAAACCTCATCACACATGAGAGGGCACACACTGGGGAGAAGCCTTATATTTGCGGGGAATGTGGGCGTGGCTTTTGCCAGCATTCACACCTCATTAGACATAAGAGGACACATTCTGGAGAGAAGCCTTATGTCTGCAGGGAGTGTGAGCAATCCTTTAGCCAGAAGTCACACCTCAACAGACACTTAAGGacacacacaggagagaaaccttatgtATGCACAGAATGTGGGCGTCACTTTAGCTGGAAATCAAACCTCAAGACACACCAGAGGACACACTCAGGGGTTAAACCTTATATGTGCCTGGAGTGTGGGCAATGCTTTAGCCAGAAGTCGAACCTTAACAAACACCAGAGGTCACACACAGGGGAGAAACCATTTGTATGCACAGAGTGTGGGCGAGGGTTTACCCAGAAATCAACCCTCAACACCCACCAGAGGACACACTCAGAGGAGAAGCCGTTTGTATGCACAGAGTGTGGGCGAGGATTTACCCAGAAATCAACCCTCATCACACACCAGAGGACACACTCAGGGGAGAAGCCATTTGTATGCAGGGAGTGTGGGCGAGGCTTTAATGATAAGTCAATCCTCATCTCACACCAGAGGACACATTCAGGGGAAAAGCCTTTCGTGTGCAGGGAATGTGGTATAAGGTTCAGGCACAAGACAAACCTGTTTAGGCACAAGAGGGCACACTCGGGTACCTTTGTGTGCAGGGAGTGTGGGCAAGGCTTTTGTAATAATTTAACTCTCATTAAACACCAGAGGGCACACTCAGGGGGGAAGCCTCATGTGTGCCAGGAGTGTGGGCAAAGCTTTAGCTGGCAGTCACACCTCATTAGACACCAGAGGACACACTCAGGAGAAAAGCCTTATATTTGCAGAAAGTGTGGGCGGTGCTTTACTCGGAAGTCAAACCTCATCAAACATCAGCAGACACACTCAGGATACAAACTGTGTGTACAAGGAATGTAG